The window ACGAAGGGGGTGTCGCGAAACTGGAAGCGACTGATGTCATGCGCCTTTATGATGGATGGAGAAGATGCTAAATTCATACCGCTATGTTCTTGTACAAATCTATGAATTTATTTATTAAACGCAAACCGCAGAAAAAAAAACGTAGAGTTTTTTTACTATCTTTGTTCTCAAAACAAAAAAGGTCTGAACTTTAAAAAATGAATGCTAAAAGATTACTATTGTCGTTATCGGCTTTATCTCTGGTAACGGTTTCACTTTTTGCGTCCAGCAGTGGACAGCTTCAACCACCTCCAGCCGACGAGGGGAGAGTCATCGAAAACCCCGACATTCCCGCCCTCTTTGCCGGAGGATCTGGCGAAATGCACAAGTTCATCTCCCAGACGCTCCGTTATCCTGCCGATGCCGTTGAACGAAACGCACAGGGGTTGGTTGTCTACACCTTTATTGTTGAAAAAGATGGCACACTGACCAACTTCGATCTGATCCACCGTGCCGACTCCTCCCTCAACAAGGAGGCCCTCCGCATCCTGCAGGCGATGCCGCCCTGGCGTCCGGCCAAGTACAAGGATCAGTATGTACGCTCCAAGAGCTACGTGCCGATGTATTTCCGGTTGAACAAGAATGCGAACGCAGTGGCCCGCAACACGACAACAAGGTCTACAAACACCATTGGCAAGACCAATCCCGATATTGCCAACTCCGAGGTCTACTCCATCGTCGAGAAGATGCCGGAATATCCGTACGGGGAGAAAGAGCTGGCAGGATTTATCGCCCATCAGCTCCGTTATCCCAAGGAGGCTCGTCAACAGGGAATCGAAGGCAGGATCCTCTGCTCCTTCATTGTTGCAGCCGACGGTTCAATCTTCAATATCGAGGTAGTCCAGGGATTGCATCCCCAGCTCGACAACGAGGCGGTCCGGGTGCTCAGCCTGATGTCCAAGTGGATTCCGGGAGAGAACAAGGGTGAAAAGGTAAATGTGAAGTGTCTGCTCCCCATCGATTTCGCCATCGATGAGGAGCCAATCCCGTAAAAGCTATCCGCAAATCTCGCGGATCGCTTCGGCAACCAGGGGAATTCCTCTCCGGATTACATCCGGAGCGGTATTGCAGTACGACACCCGTATGCAGTTGTTCTTCACCCCTGCTGGATCGAATGTCTTTCCGGTAACAAATACCACCCCCCTTTCGATCGCTTTTTTCAAGATCAGCGTGCTGTCGGCTCCTTCGGGCAGGTGAAGCCAGATATAGAACCCCCCACGCGGTTTCTCGAACGACACATAACCGGGTAAATGCTTTTCGAGGGCTTCAATCATGGCAAGCCCTCGTTTTTTATACTCCAGTCTCACCTGCCCGGTATAGGTGTAGATGGCACCGCTACGGATAAACTTATCGGCTATCACCTGTGAGAAACTGGGTGAACAGGCATCCATCGACTGCTTGATCAGTTCGCACTTCCCGTAGATATGCTCCGGTACAAGCATCCAGCCCAAGCGCAAGCCGGGACCCAGGATTTTCGAGAATGACCCGGTCAGGCAGACATCTATCCCCTCGGGATCGATCGCTTTTATGGTCCTCATCTTCGGAAGATCATCCTCATGGAAGTAGAGGTCGCTGTAAACATCATCCTCGATAAGCGGGATGTCAAGGCCTGAAAGCAGTTCGATCATCTGCCGCTTCACGGCTTCGGTATAGATTATGCCGGCCGGATTGTGAAAATTGGGCGCAAAATAGAGGAATTTAGGTTTGGGTCCACCGCTATCCAGAGCGGTTTTCAGTGCAGCAATATCCAATCCGTCGCTCCTGAGCGGGATGGCGGTCAGATTGGCCTCGTAGGACCGGAAAGCGGACAATGCGCCGATAAACGAAGGCGACTCTACCAGCACCGGATCACCCGGATCGACAAAAGCTTTGGCCAGGATATTTATGGCCTGCAGCGATCCCGTTGTGATCAACAGCCGGTTCTTCCCGACCGGCAGCCCCTTCTTTTCAAGATAGTGCGCAAGCGATTCCAGCAGTGCCGGCTGTCCATTGGTAGGCCCATACTGCATGGCTACCTGTTTCTCTTTTTCTGAGAGGGATTGATAGATCTGATCGATCATCTCTAACGGAAAGAGTTCATTTCCGGGCATCCCCCCGGAAAAGGAGATGATATCGGGAGAAGCGGCAAGACTCATCAAGTCCCTGATCTCCGACGAACGCAATGCGGATACTCCCGTTGCAAACCGTGTCATAGTTCTCTTCTCTTCATAATATTATACCTGATAGATGTCGCTCTGGCGCAGCAACTCCATCTCGTTCTTTTCCAGCACATCGACCACTTGACCGATATCTGCGGCCCGGATGACCGCCAATGCCACCTCCTTGTTTGAAAAGGCGTACATGTAATCCACATTGATCGCGTTGTCTGCCAATATCTTAAGCACCTCATGCAAAGCCCCCGGCCGGTCGGGCATATTGACGCAGACCACATCGGTAAGTCGCACCGAGAAGCCTGCTTCACGAAGGAACTTCTCTGCAATATCGGGTTTTCCCACCACCATTCTCACGATGCCGTAATCGGCCGTCTCGGCGAGACTCAGGGCAGCGATATTGATCTCGTGTTCCGCCAATATCTGGGTAAGATCGGTAAGCCGTCCCGACCGGTCTTCCAGAAATACGGATAACTGTTTGATAAGCATAGTTGATACCTCCTCTTCGTTGTTTCTTGTTCTATAATCGCCGGTTATCGATAATCCGCCTTGCCTTTCCCTCGGAACGCTCGATGGTGTGAGGCTCCACCAGCCTGATGACCGCACCAATGCCCAACAGGCTCTTGATGTTGTGATCGATACGGCGGCGAATCTCCTCAAGTTCACGGATACTGTCGGACCAGAACCGGTCGTTGATCTCCACCCTTATCTCCAGCGTATCGAGATTGTTTTCCCGGTCAATCACAAGCTGATAATGCGGCGATGCCTCCTCCATCTCCAGCAGGACAGACTCAACCTGCGACGGGAAGACGTTAACCCCACGGATGATCAGCATGTCGTCAGACCGTCCGAGACATTTCTCCATCCTCACCAGTGTCCTACCACACGCGCACCGGTCGGCATACAACCGGGTAAGATCCCTTGTACGATAACGGAGAAGCGGCATCGCCTCCTTCGTCACCGTAGTGAAGACCAGTTCGCCCAGTTCACCGTACGGAAGCGGCTCCAGCGTCTCCGGATCGATAATCTCCGGAATGAAATGATCCTCAAAAATATGGCCTCCACACTGGCATTCACACTCCATGGATACTCCCGGCCCGATAATCTCGCTCAACCCGTAGATGTCGTACGCCTTCAGGTTCAGCAACCCCTCGATCTGGGTGCGCATCTCGTTTGTCCACGGTTCCGCCCCGAAGACCCCCACCCGCAGTTTCACCTTCTCGGGCGAGATCCCCTCCTTGATGATACTCTCGCCCAGATGGGCAGCATAGGAGGGGGTACAGGCAATTACCGTTGCCTCAAAATCGGTCATGAACTGAAGCTGTTTCCGGGTGTTTCCGGTAGAGATCGGTATAACCGTAGCCCCCACCCTCTCGGCACCGTAGTGCAATCCCAGCCCCCCGGTAAACGGTCCGTAACCATAAGCAACCTGGATGGTATCATCCTTGTCCACTCCGGCCATCTTAAGGCTTCGGGCAACCACCTCGGTCCAGATCTCCAGGTCCCGCCGCGTATACCCTACAACCGTCGGTTTCCCCGTTGTGCCGCTCGACGCATGGATTCTTACCACCTCGGTTTGCGGCAAGGTAAACAGTCCGAACGGGTAGTTGTCGCGAAGATCAGCTTTGGTGGTAAACGGGAGACCTTTCAACTGGTCCACACTTCTGATGTCGCCCGGTTCAATACCCTTCTCCTGCAATTTTTTGCGGTATGCAGGAACATGCTCATAAATACGTCCGACCATCTCTCTCAGCCGTACGCTCTGTAACTCGTGCAGCCTCTCTCTGTCTGCACATTCAATTTCGGGATTCCAGATCATTTTTGTTCATTCAATGCATTTGCCCGTCCCAAGCGGAAGGCGTTTATGTTCAGCTCCACCATCTCTTTACCTTTTCGGCTGAAAAATATTTCGATGGCTCTCTCCAGTTCTTCAGGAGCAATCTCCAGGTAAGGCGCGGCCGCTCCCAGCATAACCACGTTGTACGACTTGATGCTCCCTGCCTCCTTCGCCACCGAAGCGGCATTTACAAGCAGGTGATTCGCCGTGGCGGCGATGGTCTCCAGCAACACCTCCTGAGCAGGATAATTCTCGATATTGAGATATGGCTCTGTTGCCGTCACAATAATCCCCTCCGGAGAGAGATAGGGAAGATAGCGCAACGATTCCATCGGTTCCAGGGAAAGGATAAGATCTGCCTTACCCCTGGGAATGAGATCGGAGAAGATCTCCCCGGTGGAGATCCGCAAATGCGACTCCACCGCCCCTCCCCGCTGGCTCATGCCATGAACTTCGGCCTGTTTCACCTTAAGACCCAGATTCAACGCGGCCAGATCGATGATGGCGGCTACAGTCAGGATTCCCTGACCCCCTACCCCGGATATAATGATGTTCTTATTCATGTTTTCTGCTTTTTACAGCCGTCTGTACGCACTCACGCCTCGAAATGATTACCGAGACGCCGGCATATTCAAACTCCTCCTTCAACACCTTCACATTCTCCTCGAAATTCCTCTTTAACGGAACAATTTCACGAATATGGCTCTCCTCCACTCCAATCCCCCTGCAGATGGCGCCATACTTCCCGTATCCCGACGACTCCTGGCCGCCGGTCATGGCTGTTGTTCCGTTATCCGAAATTATTACCGTAAGTGCGCTTTGGTCGTTTACGGCATCCAGCAGACCGGTGATTCCGGAGTGAGTAAAGGTGGAGTCGCCTATCACGGCCACAGCCGGGAAGAGTCCTGCATCGGCAGCCCCCTTGGCCATCGTTATTGACGCTCCCATATCTACACAGCTGCTGATGGCATTGTAGGGCGACAATGCTCCCAGCGTATAGCATCCGATATCACCAAACAGATGCCTTTCAGGATAGGGTGCCAAAGCCTGGAGAATCGCATCGAAAAGGTCACGGTGGCTGCAACCCTGGCACAACATCGGCGGACGCGGCTCAACTATCCCGGGAATACTCCTGGCATCGCCCAATTCAACCCCCATTGCAGCTGCAAGGATCGTCGGTGATAGCTCGCCAGTGCGCGGCAACGCACCATCCAGCCTTCCACGGAACTTCCGGTTTCCAAAAAAACCCTTCAGTAGCTCCTCATAGAGAGGATAACCCTCCTCAGCAATGAGGATCTCACTATATTTCCCGGTAAATTCAGAGATCTTTCGCTCCGGCAGGGGATAGTGCGAAAGCTTCAACACCGGCAGGTCGAGCGAATAGGCCCGGTTCACCTCCATCACGTAGTTGTAGGCAATACCAAAGGCAATGACACCCTTGTCGCCCGAACCGGGTATCTCCCGGTTGAAACGTGAGAATTCGGAACGGGTGATCAACTGGCTCTGCATCTCCAACAGTCTCGTATACCCTTTTCTTGCATTGACCGGGAGCAGGATCCACCTGTTTCTCTCCTGTGTGGGTGCAAGCTGACGTTGCGGTAGCGCTTCTCCAGTTTCAACCACAGAACGCGAGTGCGACAGACGGGTGGGGATACGCACCATTACCGGCAGCTTCACCTCTTCCGACAGATCAAATGCGTAACGTACAATCTCGTAGGACTCCTGCTGAGTGGAGGGTTCCAGTACGGGAATCATTGCGAACTTGCCATAGAAGCGGCTATCCTGCTCGTTTTGCGAGGAGTGCATCGACGGATCATCGGCCACAACCAACACCAGTCCGCCATGGATCCCGGTAATGGCCGAATTCATAAAGGGGTCGGCTGCCACATTCAGTCCCACATGCTTCATGCTGACCAAGGCTCGCTTTCCGGCATAAGAGATCCCCAACGCCGCCTCGTATGCCGTCTTCTCGTTTACACACCATTTCGAGTGAACTCCCGATTCACGGGCTTGTGCCGATTGTTGAATAAATTGTGCAATCTCGGTGGAGGGTGTTCCCGGATAAGCATATACCCCTGATATTCCCGCATCCAATGCTGCCTGGGCTACTGCTTCCGCACCCAATAGTATCTGTTTGTTCATATTATCTTGCAGACAACCGGTCCGCTGCATTTATCGACATTAGATTGATATCTGCCTCTATTGAAGCAGTCTATCGCAAAGATACAAAAAAAAGTTAAACAGATAGTAAACCTCACCTCTCTTTTGAAGAAATTACGCATCCGATCGGTGTAATTTGATTACTTTTGTGGTTCATTATCAAAAAGAGAATAGATGAAAAGGATATTGGTGACCGGAGGCGCAGGTTTTATCGGATCACATTTGTGTGAAAGACTTTTAAGAGAGGGAAATCGAGTAATCTGCCTGGATAATTTTCTTACAGGAAAGAAAGAGAATATCGCTCATCTGATGGGCAATAGATTTTTCGAACTGGTAGAGCATGACATCATGTACGCCTACCCCATCGACCCTGTAGATGAGATCTACCACCTGGCCTGTCCGGCGTCGCCCGTTCATTACCAGCGTGATCCGATCAGGACCATGAAGATATCGGTACTGGGGTCATACAATGTGCTCGGCATGGCCAAATTGCACCGCTGCAAAATCCTGCTCACCTCCACCAGTGAAATCTATGGCGACCCGCTTGTCCATCCACAGCCGGAGAACTACTGGGGCAACGTAAACACCATTGGTCCCCGCTCCTGTTACGATGAGGGAAAACGGGCTGCAGAAACACTTTTTATGGATTACTACCGACAGGAGAAGGTCCGCATCAAGATCGTAAGGATTTTTAACACCTATGGGCCAGGCATGCTCCCCGATGATGGGCGGGTGATCTCCAATTTCATTCTCCAGGCCTTGCAGAACAAAGATATTACCATTTACGGCGACGGCACCCAGACCCGCAGCTTCCAGTATATCGACGATCTGATCGAAGGGTTGGTGAGGATGATGGAGACTGGCGACCATTTTACCGGTCCCGTCAATATCGGCAATCCGGGGGAATTCACCATCAGGGAACTGGCCGAGCAGATCATTTCACTTTCCGGCTCCGCATCCAGGCTCGTGTTCCACCCGCTTCCGGCGGACGACCCCAAGCAGCGCCGTCCCGACATCACCCTGGCCCGAGAAGTATTGAGCTGGGAACCGACCATCCAGCTTCGGGAGGGGCTATTGCGAATGATCAGCTATTTCAGGAATAGGCTTGAGGCGGAATCGGTGGTAAAATCGAACGTTGCAACTATCGGCTTGTGATCGCTATATTCCAGCTCCGGCGAGAAATAGTTTGTAGACCTGAACACGCTGGGATCATAGAGAACAAAATCTATCCTGAAGAGCTTTCGAAGGTAGCGGTAGCTGTAACCATACCCCTTCCCTGCAACACGGAAGCTATCGCGCAGTCTTCCCTTGATCACCCTATATGAGTAAGAGGGTGGCGTATTGAAGTCGCTGCAAACAATTACCGGATAAGGACTCCTGTCGATCTCCCTTCTGACGGCATCAGCCTGGCGTGCCCTGATGACACCGTTCTTCTCAACCACCCGCTTCAGCCGCACTATCTGCTCGTACGTGCTACCCAGGTTGAAAGAGGGTTTCACCCGGTTTTGATTCACACTGGTTGTCTGCAGGTGATTATTGAAAACCCTGATTTTCACTCCCCCCAGATCGAGGTCGGCCCATACGGAGATGTTGCCGCTTTCGTCCGGGAAAAGAACCGGTTGCATCTCAACAATGGGATATCTGCTAAAGAGTGCAACAATCAGCGAACCCGGTTTTTGTGAGGCAATGCGGTAATAAGGCAGCAACTTAGTCAATTCGACAATCAACCCCTCCCTTACTGCTCCACCTGCGGGAAACTCCTGAAGGCAGACAATATCGGCCTCCTGCTCCTCGATAAACCTTGCAAATGCCTGTCCGTCGAGGAGGATGTTCTTGGAGATCTCATTCCTGATATTGTAGGAGACAACTGTAACCTTCCGTTCCGGTGGAGCCGTTTTACCGACAGGCCAGTTGAAAATCGAGGTCAGATAGGGTATACAGTTCAATAGCGCCACAATGGGCACAACTGCCCATCTGCTTCTCCTCCAGCACCAGAGGAGCAGTATGACAAGGTTGAGCATGAGAAGTATCGGCAGCAGGTGTCCAAGCCAATGAAGAGCCGGTTGCCGCGATGGATGGAGATAGGATACATAGCAACCTGCAACTGCCATAAATGCGGGTATCAGGCTAAGCAGGCCTGCCAGCAGCAGAAGGAACCTGTTCAGAACAACTCTTCCCACTTTCACTCAATATCTGGATGAAACATCAATGAAAATTGGTGAAATATTTCATGAACTGGGCCCTTTCGAACAGTGCAACGTCCACCTGTTTATCGATATGAAACAGTCCCTTCATCCTGTCGATTGAGATGAAATCTTTAGACTTCATCCACTCTGATATCCGGGAAAGGGTGTCGGGGACAAACTCCTTCCCATTCTCCGGATAAAGAGCGCTTACAATCTGTACAGCCGAAGCACCTACCAGGATGCACTTCACCACATCCTGCCAACTGTGCACACCGGTGGAGGCAGCCAGGTCCACTCCGGGCACCCTCGAGGCTGTGAGACAAATCCACCGCAGGGTATCGCTGACATCTTCGGGGTGACTCAAAATGGGTCCGGAGGTCGCCTTCATCAGGTCGATATCGATATCCGCAGGATAGAGCTTGTTGAACAGCACCACGGCATCAGCCCCCTCCTGCTTCAGCCGATTCACCAACCAGGGGATATTGTTGAAGAGTTTACTCGCTTTCACAATCACCGGGATGCCAACCACCGACTTGATCTTCTGCACGATGGAGATATATCTTACGGCAGATTCCATCGGATCAACTTCAGGGTTTGCCTCAATGGCAGATATGTTCAGCTCCAATGCGTCGGCTCCGGCACTCTCGATCTGTGCTGCAAACTCAATCCATCCCCCATCCGAATAGCAATGGATGCTTGCAATGATGGGGATTGAGCAACTGTTCTTCGAGCCCCTGATCAGATCGAGGTAATTCATGATCCGTGTACTCTTCACGAAATTCCATACAAGCTGGCTGCCATCGCCAATCTTCTCCTTTTTCATAATTCGCTTCGACTCCAGTTCTATCTGCTCTTCAAAAAGGGAAGGAAGCACGATAGCCCCACAGCCGACCTCATCCCAGGCAGCATTCTTTTCTGCACTATCGGTCAAGACGGAACTGCCTACAATCAATGGATTACGCAGCTTCAAACCTGCGTAACAAGTGGTTAAATCTGACATTCTCTCAATAATTATTATTCATCCCTGTAACCCGGGGAGTGACGCGCATTGAATAGAAACCGGCTACAAGTAAAAATGGTCAAATTTACAACAATAAATCCAATGAAATGTTTAACTTTGCGAAATAGATATAAAAATTTGACTTTTTCATTCAAATTTTGTCTGCCGACAAA of the Petrimonas mucosa genome contains:
- a CDS encoding energy transducer TonB; this translates as MNAKRLLLSLSALSLVTVSLFASSSGQLQPPPADEGRVIENPDIPALFAGGSGEMHKFISQTLRYPADAVERNAQGLVVYTFIVEKDGTLTNFDLIHRADSSLNKEALRILQAMPPWRPAKYKDQYVRSKSYVPMYFRLNKNANAVARNTTTRSTNTIGKTNPDIANSEVYSIVEKMPEYPYGEKELAGFIAHQLRYPKEARQQGIEGRILCSFIVAADGSIFNIEVVQGLHPQLDNEAVRVLSLMSKWIPGENKGEKVNVKCLLPIDFAIDEEPIP
- a CDS encoding aminotransferase-like domain-containing protein, coding for MTRFATGVSALRSSEIRDLMSLAASPDIISFSGGMPGNELFPLEMIDQIYQSLSEKEKQVAMQYGPTNGQPALLESLAHYLEKKGLPVGKNRLLITTGSLQAINILAKAFVDPGDPVLVESPSFIGALSAFRSYEANLTAIPLRSDGLDIAALKTALDSGGPKPKFLYFAPNFHNPAGIIYTEAVKRQMIELLSGLDIPLIEDDVYSDLYFHEDDLPKMRTIKAIDPEGIDVCLTGSFSKILGPGLRLGWMLVPEHIYGKCELIKQSMDACSPSFSQVIADKFIRSGAIYTYTGQVRLEYKKRGLAMIEALEKHLPGYVSFEKPRGGFYIWLHLPEGADSTLILKKAIERGVVFVTGKTFDPAGVKNNCIRVSYCNTAPDVIRRGIPLVAEAIREICG
- a CDS encoding ACT domain-containing protein gives rise to the protein MLIKQLSVFLEDRSGRLTDLTQILAEHEINIAALSLAETADYGIVRMVVGKPDIAEKFLREAGFSVRLTDVVCVNMPDRPGALHEVLKILADNAINVDYMYAFSNKEVALAVIRAADIGQVVDVLEKNEMELLRQSDIYQV
- a CDS encoding phenylacetate--CoA ligase family protein; amino-acid sequence: MIWNPEIECADRERLHELQSVRLREMVGRIYEHVPAYRKKLQEKGIEPGDIRSVDQLKGLPFTTKADLRDNYPFGLFTLPQTEVVRIHASSGTTGKPTVVGYTRRDLEIWTEVVARSLKMAGVDKDDTIQVAYGYGPFTGGLGLHYGAERVGATVIPISTGNTRKQLQFMTDFEATVIACTPSYAAHLGESIIKEGISPEKVKLRVGVFGAEPWTNEMRTQIEGLLNLKAYDIYGLSEIIGPGVSMECECQCGGHIFEDHFIPEIIDPETLEPLPYGELGELVFTTVTKEAMPLLRYRTRDLTRLYADRCACGRTLVRMEKCLGRSDDMLIIRGVNVFPSQVESVLLEMEEASPHYQLVIDRENNLDTLEIRVEINDRFWSDSIRELEEIRRRIDHNIKSLLGIGAVIRLVEPHTIERSEGKARRIIDNRRL
- a CDS encoding indolepyruvate oxidoreductase subunit beta is translated as MNKNIIISGVGGQGILTVAAIIDLAALNLGLKVKQAEVHGMSQRGGAVESHLRISTGEIFSDLIPRGKADLILSLEPMESLRYLPYLSPEGIIVTATEPYLNIENYPAQEVLLETIAATANHLLVNAASVAKEAGSIKSYNVVMLGAAAPYLEIAPEELERAIEIFFSRKGKEMVELNINAFRLGRANALNEQK
- a CDS encoding thiamine pyrophosphate-dependent enzyme; protein product: MNKQILLGAEAVAQAALDAGISGVYAYPGTPSTEIAQFIQQSAQARESGVHSKWCVNEKTAYEAALGISYAGKRALVSMKHVGLNVAADPFMNSAITGIHGGLVLVVADDPSMHSSQNEQDSRFYGKFAMIPVLEPSTQQESYEIVRYAFDLSEEVKLPVMVRIPTRLSHSRSVVETGEALPQRQLAPTQERNRWILLPVNARKGYTRLLEMQSQLITRSEFSRFNREIPGSGDKGVIAFGIAYNYVMEVNRAYSLDLPVLKLSHYPLPERKISEFTGKYSEILIAEEGYPLYEELLKGFFGNRKFRGRLDGALPRTGELSPTILAAAMGVELGDARSIPGIVEPRPPMLCQGCSHRDLFDAILQALAPYPERHLFGDIGCYTLGALSPYNAISSCVDMGASITMAKGAADAGLFPAVAVIGDSTFTHSGITGLLDAVNDQSALTVIISDNGTTAMTGGQESSGYGKYGAICRGIGVEESHIREIVPLKRNFEENVKVLKEEFEYAGVSVIISRRECVQTAVKSRKHE
- a CDS encoding UDP-glucuronic acid decarboxylase family protein; protein product: MKRILVTGGAGFIGSHLCERLLREGNRVICLDNFLTGKKENIAHLMGNRFFELVEHDIMYAYPIDPVDEIYHLACPASPVHYQRDPIRTMKISVLGSYNVLGMAKLHRCKILLTSTSEIYGDPLVHPQPENYWGNVNTIGPRSCYDEGKRAAETLFMDYYRQEKVRIKIVRIFNTYGPGMLPDDGRVISNFILQALQNKDITIYGDGTQTRSFQYIDDLIEGLVRMMETGDHFTGPVNIGNPGEFTIRELAEQIISLSGSASRLVFHPLPADDPKQRRPDITLAREVLSWEPTIQLREGLLRMISYFRNRLEAESVVKSNVATIGL
- a CDS encoding endonuclease/exonuclease/phosphatase family protein encodes the protein MGRVVLNRFLLLLAGLLSLIPAFMAVAGCYVSYLHPSRQPALHWLGHLLPILLMLNLVILLLWCWRRSRWAVVPIVALLNCIPYLTSIFNWPVGKTAPPERKVTVVSYNIRNEISKNILLDGQAFARFIEEQEADIVCLQEFPAGGAVREGLIVELTKLLPYYRIASQKPGSLIVALFSRYPIVEMQPVLFPDESGNISVWADLDLGGVKIRVFNNHLQTTSVNQNRVKPSFNLGSTYEQIVRLKRVVEKNGVIRARQADAVRREIDRSPYPVIVCSDFNTPPSYSYRVIKGRLRDSFRVAGKGYGYSYRYLRKLFRIDFVLYDPSVFRSTNYFSPELEYSDHKPIVATFDFTTDSASSLFLK
- a CDS encoding dihydroorotate dehydrogenase-like protein — encoded protein: MSDLTTCYAGLKLRNPLIVGSSVLTDSAEKNAAWDEVGCGAIVLPSLFEEQIELESKRIMKKEKIGDGSQLVWNFVKSTRIMNYLDLIRGSKNSCSIPIIASIHCYSDGGWIEFAAQIESAGADALELNISAIEANPEVDPMESAVRYISIVQKIKSVVGIPVIVKASKLFNNIPWLVNRLKQEGADAVVLFNKLYPADIDIDLMKATSGPILSHPEDVSDTLRWICLTASRVPGVDLAASTGVHSWQDVVKCILVGASAVQIVSALYPENGKEFVPDTLSRISEWMKSKDFISIDRMKGLFHIDKQVDVALFERAQFMKYFTNFH